The Paenarthrobacter aurescens region GATTTCGTCACGGCGCTCCAGGACTGCCATCAGCAGATCACGCTTGGACGGGAAGTAGTGCAACAGGCTGGTTTGGCTCAACCCCACTTTGTCCGCCACGCCTTGGAGTGAGCCCCCGCGGTAACCGTGGGCAGCAAACACCTCGTGGGCGGCATCAAGGATGGTCCGCCGCCGTTCCTCGGATTTTGCGTAGGGGCCCCGCCGCGCTGCGCGGCCCACGTCCTTTGTGGTCATGGCTAGCCAGTGTACATGCGTGCCAGGACTCAAAACTGAAATTCGAGTAACCACTCGAATTTTCTGTTACCGTGGTCACACTTGCCGCGGCGGGACCTTCGAATCCAAGCCTGCGTCATCGTCAACCTGACACGAAGAGGTGAAGGCTCATGACCCGATTCACGCGAAGACAACTCCTGGGCGCAGGCCTGGGAACAGCAGCCATGGGCCTGCTGACCGGGTGCGCAACTCCAGGAACACAGTCCGTCAACGCTGCACCCACCATCCCTGCCGCTGGTGCGCCCGTCCGGCTCACCTACTGGGCGTGGCTGAAGGATTTCCAGAACGTCGCTGACGTCTGGAATGCCCAAAACCCCAACATCCAAGTAGATGTGGTGTGGATTCCGGGCGGCAATGCCGGCGGTTACCAGAAGCTCTACTCCGCCCTCGCAGCTGGCGGCGGGCCTGACCTGGCACAGGTGGAGTTCCGGTCCATTCCGGAATTCATGCTGGTCAACGGGCTGGTGGACCTGAGCCGCTACGGCGCCAATGACCACGCCCATCTGTACGATCCCACGCTGTGGAAGCAAGTCAGTTACACCGGTGGCGTCTACGGGATCCCCCAGGACGCAGGCCCCATGGGGATGTTCTATCAGCCGGCCATCCTGGACAAAGTGGGCGGGTCCGTTCCGAAAACCTGGGACGAGTGGGCTGCCGTTGCCGCCGAGCTTCGCTCCGTGGACAGCTACCTGGACTGCTTCCCCATCAGTGACGCCTCTCCGTTTGCCGCTTTCGCCGGTCAAGCAGGAGCCCAATGGTTGCGCCCTGAGGCTGATGGCTGGGTCATCAACATGACCGACGACGCCACGCTCAACACCGCGCGCTTCTTCGACAAAGCGATCGACGACGACCTCGTCACCACCGCGTACGGGGCCTTCTCCCCCGGCTGGTTTGCAGCTGCTGCCAAGGGCGGTATTGCCTCCACCATTACCGGCAGCTGGGGCGATGCCCTGGTCCAGGGCGTCAGCGGTTCCGAAGGCAAATGGCGCGTCGCCCCCATGCCCACCTGGAACGGTACAGGGTTCGGATCGAGCTATCTTGGCGGCTCCACCGCTGCAGTCCTGGCCAACAGCAAGCACCCCAAGGAAGCACTCGAGTTTGCGGTGTGGCTGACCACAACCAAGGAGGGGATCGACGCCGGAATCAAGAACAGCGGCATTGGCTGGTCCCCCAATCCCGACTTCATCGGCACGGATCGGCAGCAGCCATCGGCGTTCTTTGGCGGCCAAAGCTACAACGAGGAAGTCTTTGTCCCCGCTACCCGGCAGCAGAACCCTGACTGGTCCTGGTGGCCGATTACCCAGCAGTCCTTCAACATCCTCAGCGACGGTTTCCGCAAGAAGGCCTTCGGCACCTCACTGGTTGACTCCGTTGCAGCTTCCGAGCAGCAGATCATGACCGTCTTCAGGAACAAGGGCCTGACCATTCGAAAGGAAACGGCATGACCACCACCCGCACCGCACCCACCGTGCAGCGCCCCGCCGCCCCGGCTGGCGGAGGCAAGCGTAACGGTGCTGCCGCCCGCGCCCCGTGGCTCCTTCTGGCACCGTTCCTGGGGCTCTTCGTCCTGACCTTCCTTTTACCCATCGTGGTGGCCATCATGTCCAGCTTCACCAAAGTGACCCGCAACGGGCTCTTCGGCGAGGCGGGCGTGACCAGCGAGTTTGCCGGTTTCAGCAACTACGCCCAGGCCTTGGCCGACGGCAGCTTCGTTGCCTCCATAGGCCGCATGCTGCTGTTCGGTGTAGTCCAGGTGCCTGTGATGATCGTCCTGTGCACGGCGCTGGCCCTCATGCTCGAATCGGCGTCGGCAAAATGGCCGGGCTTCTTTCGTGCCGCCTACTTCCTTCCCTATGGCGTCCCCGGCGTCATTGCCACCATCCTGTGGTCCTTCCTCTACGTGCCGGGGCTGAGCCCGCTGTTTGACGTGGCCAAGGTGGTTGGGCTGACCCCGGATTTCCTTGGCGCCAACAGCGTGCTGTGGTCAATCGCCAACATCGTCACGTGGAGTTACACGGGGTACAACATGCTGATCATCGTCGCGCAGCTCAAAGCCATCCCGGTGGAGCTCTACGAGGCAGCCAAAGTGGACGGCGCCTCCACGTGGCGCGTGGCCCGGAGCATCCAACTTCCGTTGATCCGCCCGGCCCTCATGCTCACCACGGTGTTCTCCATCATCGGAACCCTGCAGCTTTTCGCTGAGGCCCAAGTCCTCAAAACGGTGGCACCTGCAATCGACAGCCAGTACACGCCGAACCTCAGCGCCTACACAACAGCTTTTGCTTACAACGACTACAACGTCGCTGCAGCCCAGTCGGTCATCATTGCCGTGGCCGCGTTTGCCCTTTCCTTCGCCTTCCTTGCCCTGACGAACAGGAAGTCCTCATGACCGCCACAGCCACGAAGCCCACCTCCGCACCGGTCCGCAGCAAAGCTTCTGTGGGCCCGGACCGTTCAGCCGGACGACGCCGGTCATCCACCATCATTGTCACCGCACTGTTGGTGGTGGTTGCTTTGTACTTCCTGATACCCGTCTACTGGGTGTTCGTGGCGTCCACCAAGTCCACGGCCGATCTTTTTTCCACCAACGGTTTCTGGTTCGCCCCCACGTTCTCTTTGTGGGAGAACATCGGGCGCGTGCTCAGCTACGACAACGGCATTTTTGGCCGCTGGTTCCTGAACTCTGCAATTTATGCGGGAGTGGGCGCTCTTCTGGCCACCTACTTTGCCGCAGCCGGTGGCTATGCCTTGGCCAAGTACCAGTTCCGCGGCCGCAACCTGGTGTTCGGCACCATCCTGGGCGGCGTCCTTGTTCCCGGTACAGCCACTGCCTTGCCGCTCTTCCTGCTGTTCAGCCAGATGGGCCTGGCCAACACGTACTGGAGCGTGCTGCTGCCATCGCTGGTGTCCCCCTTCGGCCTGTTCCTTTGCAGGATCTACGCCCAGGCCACTGTGGACACCTCGCTGATAGAGGCCGCCAGGATTGACGGTGCGGGAGAGCTCCGGATCTTCCACACCATTGGCCTTAAAGTCCTGACTCCTGCTCTGGTGACAGTGTTCCTGTTCCAGTTGGTGGGCATCTGGAACAACTACTTCCTGCCGCTTGTGATGCTGTCCGATTCCGAGCTTTACCCCATCACGCTTGGCCTGAACAACTGGTTGAGCCAGGTTGACCGTTTGCCCGAATTCTATGAACTGACCACGGGCGGGGTGCTGCTTTCCATCATTCCGCTCAGCATCGCCATGGTTGTCCTGCAGCGCTTCTGGCGTGGCGGGCTGACAGAAGGAGCCGTTAAATAATGACCACGTCATTGGACGCCAGCTACATCACTGACACAGGTCCGGGCACCGGCAGGAGACTCCCGGCCCGCTCATGGTTGCACACAGATGCACCAACCCTGTCCTTGAACGGGCAGTGGCGCTTCCGACTCCTTCCGGGCGCTCCCGGTACACCCGGCGGCCGCGGTGTTCTTCCCCCGGGTGAGGCTATCGAAGGCGTGGGCGAAGAGACCTTGGACCACTCCGGCTGGGAGCAGATCCCGGTCCCAGCACACTGGGTCTTGCAGGGTGAAGGCCGCTACGGAAGCCCCATCTATACCAATGTGCAGTTCCCCTTCCCCACGGATGCGCCCCACGTCCCGGATGAGAACCCCACGGGGGATTACCGCCGAAGCTTTGATCTCCCCACGGATTTCAAGGACGCCGAACGTCTGGTGCTGAGGTTCGACGGCGTCGAATCCCGTTACAAGGTTTGGCTGAACGGCGTTGAGATCGGTGTGGGAACCGGTAGTCGCCTGGCCCAGGAATTCGACGTCACGGAGGTGGCGCGCCCAGGACATAACGTATTGGCTGTCAGGGTCCATCAATGGTCGGCCTCGAGCTACGTGGAGGACCAGGACCAGTGGTGGATGCCCGGCATCTTCCGCGACGTCACTCTGCAGGCCCGCCCGCGGAAGGGCATCGACGACGTCTGGTTGCGAACGTCCTACACCGACGGTTCAGGCATCATTGACCCTGAAATCACCGCAAATAACGCCGCCTACCCGGTTCGGCTGTCAGTTCCGGAACTGGACGTCGACGTCGTCTGGGACTCCCCTGCCGACGTCGCCCCGGTGGCGATCACCGGCGTCGAGCCCTGGTCCGCAGAGGTTCCGCGCCTTTACAACGCAACGGTGCAAAGCCAAGGCGAAACCATTTCGCTGCGTCTGGGTTTCCGCACGGTGGAGATCAAGGGCGATCAGTTCCTGGTGAATGGAAAGCGCGTGGTGTTCCATGGGGTGAACCGTCATGAGACGCATCCGGACCGCGGCCGGGTGTTTGATGAAGACTTTGCCCGTGCAGACCTCGCGCTGATGAAGCAGTTCAACGTCAACGCCATCCGCACCAGTCACTACCCGCCACATCCTCGTCTGCTGGATATCGCGGACGAGATGGGTTTCTGGGTGATCCTCGAGTGCGATCTTGAAACGCACGGCTTTGAGCGGCACGGCTGGGTAGGCAACCCCAGCAATGATCCCGCCTGGCGCGAAGCCTACGTGGACCGGATGGAGCGCACGGTGGAGCGGGACAAGAACCACCCCTCAATCGTCATGTGGTCCTTGGGCAACGAGTCCGGAACGGGCGCCAACCTCGCCGCGATGTCCGCATGGACCCACGCCAGGGACGCGGGCCGCCCGGTCCATTATGAGGGCGACTACACCGGCGCCTACACGGATGTTTACTCGCGCATGTACTCCTCTGTGCCTGAAACCGAGGCAATAGGCCGCGACGATTCCGGCTCGCTGCTGCTGGGCTGCTCCGCGGCCGAGTCCGCACGTCAGCGCACCAAGCCGTTCATCCTGTGCGAATATGTCCACGCCATGGGAAACGGGCCCGGCGCCATTGACCAGTACGAGGACCTGGTGGACCGCTACCCGCGGTTGCACGGCGGATTCGTCTGGGAATGGCGGGACCACGGCATCCGTACCACCACGGACGACGGCACAGAGTTCTTCGCCTATGGCGGTGACTTCGGCGAAGTAGTCCACGACGGCAATTTCGTGATGGACGGCATGGTCCTCTCCGATTCCACGCCCAGCCCGGGGCTTTTTGAGTACAAACAGATCGTCGCTCCCCTGCGCCTGGGCTTCACCACGGAAACCCACGACGACGACACTCGCCGCTTCGTCTCCGTCACCAACCTGCGGCACACCGCCGACGCCTCGGACGTGGTGCTTCGGTGGCGCACGGAGGTGGACGGCGTACCGGGTGCCTCCGGCGAACTCGACCTTGTCGCTGCCTCCGGAGAGCCGCTTCCCGCAGGGCATTCGGCGCTGATCGAGTTGCCGGAGCGTGCCGTTGCGGAAGTTGATGCATCGGGCGAGCACTGGCTGACCGTAGAGGTGGCGCTCCGCAAGGACGCACCATGGGCTGAGGCCGGGCACGTCATCTCTGCTGCGCAATTGCAGCTGGGCACAGCGCTTCCCCGTCGGAGCGCTCCTCGCCCCTTGTCTCCGGCCGGACGGGCGTCCTCCGCGGATTCGGGAACCATCACCCTGGGCACGGCGGTCTTTGAATCCGGCCGGCTGGTGTCCCTCGCAGGACTGCCCGTGTCCGGGCCGCGCCTGGAGTTGTGGCGCGCACCCACGGACAACGACGCCGGGGCAGGCCGCGGCAGCTACGACCTCGCCGATCCTTGGCTCAACAACGGCGATGGCGTTGCCGCGCCTTCCATGGAAAAGGTGTGGCGCGATGCCGGCCTGGACCGGATCACAGGCCGGGTGGAGGAGATAACCGCCAGCGATGCCGGCGTTGTGGTCCTGACGCGCTATGCCGCAGCTGACACCGCACTATGGGTCTCGGTAGAGGAGAAATGGCAACTGTCCGGTGAGGACTTGTGGCTCAGCCTGGACATTGTTCCCAGCTCCGGCTGGGACATCATCTGGCCCCGGGTGGGCGTGCGTTTCGACCTCCCCGGAACGGTGGATGGCGCCTCCTGGTTCGGCGCCGGACCCCGGGAGTCCTATCCGGACAGCATGCACGCAACGCTCGTTGGCCGTTACTCGGCGGGTATCGACGAACTTTCGGTGAACTACGCCAAACCACAGGAAACCGGGCACCGCAGCTCTGTCCGGTCCCTGGACCTTCAAACGGCCGGCGTCCCATGGCTGGGGCTGGAGGCCCTCCCGGACTCCCGCGGACGGCTTCCGGGTTTCACGCTCTCCAGGCACACGGCGCATGAGATCTCTTCCGCGGCGCACCCGCACGAGCTACCGGCAAGCACGGGCAGCTATCTGTACCTCGATGCCGCCCAGCACGGGCTCGGGTCCAGGGCTTGTGGGCCGGACGTCTGGCCGGACTACGCGCTGCGTCCTGAAGCACGGACGCTCACGTTCCGGATCACCGGAGCAGACTAACCCCTGCGTTGTGAGGCCCGCTTTGCGCCCTTCCACACAGGAATACCCCGCAGAGCGGGCCCCACAACACGCACCCCCTGCGTTGTGAGGCCCGCTTCGCGCGCTTCCACACCGGAAAACCCCGCAGAGCAGGCCCCACAACACTCACCCCCTTGCGTTGCGGGGCCCGCTTTGCGCCCTTCCACGCAGGAATACCCCGCAGAGCAGGCCCCACAACGATCACACGACCGGGACGGGTTCCTTTTTCACGGCGTCCTTGCGGATGGTTGCACTGATGACCGCAGCCACGGTGCACATGGCAGCCGCTCCCAGCCAGGCGTAGTTGTAGTGCCCGGTGGCGTCGCGGATGAACCCGGCCAGGAGTGCGGCCACTGCGGCTCCAAGTTGGTGGGCTGCGAACACCCAGCCGAACACCACAGAGCCGTCAGCGCCGAACACCGAACGGCAAATCGCCGCAGTAGGAGGGACGGTGGCAACCCAGTCCAGCCCATAGACCACCACGAAAATGATCATGCTCGGCTCCACGGACGAGCCCAGCAGCAACGGCAGCACCAGCAGGCCGATCCCCCTGAACTGGTAGTACACGGCCAGCAGGACTTTGGGATTGAACCGGTCCGTCAGCCACCCGGACGCAATGGTCCCCACGATGTCGAAGATCCCGACGACGGCCAACAGTCCTGCCGCCGTGGTTTCGGGCATGCCGTGATCGTGTGCAGACGGAATGAAGTGCGTGCCGATCAGTCCGTTGGTGGTTGCCCCACAAATCGCGAAACCCGCTGCCAAGGCCCAAAAAGTGCGGACCTTGCTGGCACGTTTGAGGACCTGCAAGGCGCGGATTGCCGCGTTCGGGGAATCCCCCGAGCCCGGCAACGTCACCACAGCGGCGGGTTTGCCTGGCGTCGTGCCGGTTGTCCCGCCGTCGGCCGCTGAAGCGGCAGTCTTCGGGGCCGCAGGTTCCGTGGCCGCAGCCTCCGTGGCGCCATAAGGCAACACCCCGACGTCGGCGGGCGAGTTCCGCAGCCACCGCAGCACCAGCGGGACTACGGCGAGCGCCCCTGCTGCGATAAGCAGCGAAGCACCACGCCACCCCGGGTTCTGGGCAAGCGCCGCAATGAAGGGCAGGAACACCAGTTGGCCGGCCGCACTGCCGGCGGTGAGGATGCCGATCACCAAGCCGCGGCTCTTGGCGAACCACGTGTTGGCGATGGTGGCGGCGAAGACGAGGGCCATGGAACC contains the following coding sequences:
- a CDS encoding ABC transporter substrate-binding protein is translated as MTRFTRRQLLGAGLGTAAMGLLTGCATPGTQSVNAAPTIPAAGAPVRLTYWAWLKDFQNVADVWNAQNPNIQVDVVWIPGGNAGGYQKLYSALAAGGGPDLAQVEFRSIPEFMLVNGLVDLSRYGANDHAHLYDPTLWKQVSYTGGVYGIPQDAGPMGMFYQPAILDKVGGSVPKTWDEWAAVAAELRSVDSYLDCFPISDASPFAAFAGQAGAQWLRPEADGWVINMTDDATLNTARFFDKAIDDDLVTTAYGAFSPGWFAAAAKGGIASTITGSWGDALVQGVSGSEGKWRVAPMPTWNGTGFGSSYLGGSTAAVLANSKHPKEALEFAVWLTTTKEGIDAGIKNSGIGWSPNPDFIGTDRQQPSAFFGGQSYNEEVFVPATRQQNPDWSWWPITQQSFNILSDGFRKKAFGTSLVDSVAASEQQIMTVFRNKGLTIRKETA
- a CDS encoding carbohydrate ABC transporter permease — translated: MTTTRTAPTVQRPAAPAGGGKRNGAAARAPWLLLAPFLGLFVLTFLLPIVVAIMSSFTKVTRNGLFGEAGVTSEFAGFSNYAQALADGSFVASIGRMLLFGVVQVPVMIVLCTALALMLESASAKWPGFFRAAYFLPYGVPGVIATILWSFLYVPGLSPLFDVAKVVGLTPDFLGANSVLWSIANIVTWSYTGYNMLIIVAQLKAIPVELYEAAKVDGASTWRVARSIQLPLIRPALMLTTVFSIIGTLQLFAEAQVLKTVAPAIDSQYTPNLSAYTTAFAYNDYNVAAAQSVIIAVAAFALSFAFLALTNRKSS
- a CDS encoding carbohydrate ABC transporter permease → MTATATKPTSAPVRSKASVGPDRSAGRRRSSTIIVTALLVVVALYFLIPVYWVFVASTKSTADLFSTNGFWFAPTFSLWENIGRVLSYDNGIFGRWFLNSAIYAGVGALLATYFAAAGGYALAKYQFRGRNLVFGTILGGVLVPGTATALPLFLLFSQMGLANTYWSVLLPSLVSPFGLFLCRIYAQATVDTSLIEAARIDGAGELRIFHTIGLKVLTPALVTVFLFQLVGIWNNYFLPLVMLSDSELYPITLGLNNWLSQVDRLPEFYELTTGGVLLSIIPLSIAMVVLQRFWRGGLTEGAVK
- a CDS encoding glycoside hydrolase family 2 TIM barrel-domain containing protein: MTTSLDASYITDTGPGTGRRLPARSWLHTDAPTLSLNGQWRFRLLPGAPGTPGGRGVLPPGEAIEGVGEETLDHSGWEQIPVPAHWVLQGEGRYGSPIYTNVQFPFPTDAPHVPDENPTGDYRRSFDLPTDFKDAERLVLRFDGVESRYKVWLNGVEIGVGTGSRLAQEFDVTEVARPGHNVLAVRVHQWSASSYVEDQDQWWMPGIFRDVTLQARPRKGIDDVWLRTSYTDGSGIIDPEITANNAAYPVRLSVPELDVDVVWDSPADVAPVAITGVEPWSAEVPRLYNATVQSQGETISLRLGFRTVEIKGDQFLVNGKRVVFHGVNRHETHPDRGRVFDEDFARADLALMKQFNVNAIRTSHYPPHPRLLDIADEMGFWVILECDLETHGFERHGWVGNPSNDPAWREAYVDRMERTVERDKNHPSIVMWSLGNESGTGANLAAMSAWTHARDAGRPVHYEGDYTGAYTDVYSRMYSSVPETEAIGRDDSGSLLLGCSAAESARQRTKPFILCEYVHAMGNGPGAIDQYEDLVDRYPRLHGGFVWEWRDHGIRTTTDDGTEFFAYGGDFGEVVHDGNFVMDGMVLSDSTPSPGLFEYKQIVAPLRLGFTTETHDDDTRRFVSVTNLRHTADASDVVLRWRTEVDGVPGASGELDLVAASGEPLPAGHSALIELPERAVAEVDASGEHWLTVEVALRKDAPWAEAGHVISAAQLQLGTALPRRSAPRPLSPAGRASSADSGTITLGTAVFESGRLVSLAGLPVSGPRLELWRAPTDNDAGAGRGSYDLADPWLNNGDGVAAPSMEKVWRDAGLDRITGRVEEITASDAGVVVLTRYAAADTALWVSVEEKWQLSGEDLWLSLDIVPSSGWDIIWPRVGVRFDLPGTVDGASWFGAGPRESYPDSMHATLVGRYSAGIDELSVNYAKPQETGHRSSVRSLDLQTAGVPWLGLEALPDSRGRLPGFTLSRHTAHEISSAAHPHELPASTGSYLYLDAAQHGLGSRACGPDVWPDYALRPEARTLTFRITGAD
- a CDS encoding MFS transporter; this translates as MTAEVTGTPPEDTKTPSSKTRKTRRLHPAWIVAAVAFLALVGAAGFRAAPGVLMVPLQQEFGWSTTVLSLAVSINLVLFGLTAPFAAALMERFGIRKVTSLALCLIGLGSALTVFVNQSWQILLTWGLLIGLGTGSMALVFAATIANTWFAKSRGLVIGILTAGSAAGQLVFLPFIAALAQNPGWRGASLLIAAGALAVVPLVLRWLRNSPADVGVLPYGATEAAATEPAAPKTAASAADGGTTGTTPGKPAAVVTLPGSGDSPNAAIRALQVLKRASKVRTFWALAAGFAICGATTNGLIGTHFIPSAHDHGMPETTAAGLLAVVGIFDIVGTIASGWLTDRFNPKVLLAVYYQFRGIGLLVLPLLLGSSVEPSMIIFVVVYGLDWVATVPPTAAICRSVFGADGSVVFGWVFAAHQLGAAVAALLAGFIRDATGHYNYAWLGAAAMCTVAAVISATIRKDAVKKEPVPVV